TGGCCATGTAAACGCACTCTATCTAGCCTGAATTTTAAGATCAACCGAACGGCCCATCGGCTGGCCGCGCACCTGAGAGATTTCCGGACGCGTTATTTCTCTTCCAGCAATTCGCGAAAAAACGCCCGCGCGTCCTCGCTGTCCCACTTCCTGTCGCCTATGGTCTTGCCGACGAACTCCCCCTTGCGGTTGATGATGTAAGTTAGAGGAAGCGACCAGGCGCCGTATTCGTTGGACACATTGCCGTCGTAATCCAGCAAAACTTTGAAGGTGAGACCGAGTTCGGCGAAAAATTTCTCCACCGCTTTTTTATCCTCCCTGAAATTGACCGCCACGATCTCCAGACCTTGATCCTTGAACTCCCGGTGAAGCGCCTCCATCAACGGCATCTCCTGACGGCAGGGAACGCACCAG
The sequence above is drawn from the Candidatus Binatia bacterium genome and encodes:
- a CDS encoding redoxin domain-containing protein, whose protein sequence is AARDFFERLSIERPEKIIRAPDFSLEDLSGKRLSLKDLRGKVVFLNFWATWCVPCRQEMPLMEALHREFKDQGLEIVAVNFREDKKAVEKFFAELGLTFKVLLDYDGNVSNEYGAWSLPLTYIINRKGEFVGKTIGDRKWDSEDARAFFRELLEEK